A window of the Bradyrhizobium ottawaense genome harbors these coding sequences:
- a CDS encoding cytochrome-c peroxidase, giving the protein MGADAPGAAEGSSNLSPEALQEIANVEAKIDLIEAQAIERLAAPPDNQIQQVELLGKLMLYDKDLSVNRNEACAFCHMPETGFTGPVSELNRTTGAYPGSVRTRFSDRKPQSHAYAPLSPVLHYNPGQGDLVGGNFWDMRATGRRLGNPAAEQAQGPPTNPVEMGLPEIACAVYRVSQRPYRPLFEGVWGPQSFAIAWPGDIEQVCNRPGPAAAADPLPVHLSPIDRGRASATFDQMAQSIAGYEASAEVTSFTSKFDAVLAKQAQFTPQEQQGYDLFRGKARCNECHRDGGPGEDPLFTDFTASNIGTPANPRLPYYSEDRPDALGYVANPMGSSFVDGGVGTFLSSGHLLSQPSAVDARWLKLAPDNQARIQVPTLRNVDKRPDPAFVKAYGHNGYFTSLKQIVHFYNTRDVLPRCQPHDPGEGTICWPAPESTANMNTSKVGRLGLSDAEEDALVLFMQTLTDGFMH; this is encoded by the coding sequence ATGGGCGCGGACGCGCCCGGCGCGGCGGAGGGTAGCTCAAACCTCTCGCCTGAGGCGTTGCAGGAAATTGCGAACGTCGAGGCCAAGATTGACCTTATCGAGGCGCAAGCGATCGAACGGCTTGCGGCGCCGCCGGACAATCAGATTCAGCAGGTGGAATTGCTCGGCAAGCTGATGCTGTATGACAAGGATTTGTCGGTAAACCGCAACGAGGCTTGCGCCTTTTGCCACATGCCAGAGACCGGCTTTACAGGTCCGGTGTCGGAGTTGAACCGAACCACGGGCGCTTACCCTGGTTCGGTGCGCACGCGTTTCAGCGACCGCAAACCACAATCGCACGCCTACGCGCCGCTGTCGCCCGTGCTGCACTACAATCCCGGGCAGGGCGACCTCGTCGGCGGCAATTTCTGGGACATGCGCGCGACGGGACGCCGGCTCGGCAATCCGGCCGCCGAGCAGGCGCAAGGTCCGCCTACCAATCCCGTGGAGATGGGGCTGCCCGAGATCGCATGCGCGGTCTATCGCGTCTCGCAGCGGCCCTATCGCCCCCTGTTCGAGGGCGTATGGGGTCCGCAGAGTTTTGCGATTGCGTGGCCAGGCGACATCGAGCAAGTCTGCAACAGGCCTGGGCCGGCGGCCGCGGCCGATCCGTTGCCGGTCCACCTGAGCCCGATCGATCGCGGCCGCGCCAGCGCGACCTTCGATCAGATGGCGCAGTCGATCGCCGGCTATGAAGCCTCGGCCGAGGTGACGTCGTTCACTTCGAAATTCGACGCGGTGCTCGCCAAGCAAGCGCAGTTTACGCCGCAGGAGCAGCAGGGCTACGATCTGTTCCGAGGCAAGGCGCGATGCAATGAATGTCACCGCGACGGTGGGCCAGGTGAGGACCCGCTATTCACAGACTTCACCGCCAGCAATATCGGCACTCCCGCCAACCCGAGGCTTCCCTACTATAGCGAAGACCGGCCCGACGCGTTGGGCTACGTCGCCAATCCAATGGGATCGTCCTTCGTCGATGGGGGTGTCGGTACTTTTCTCAGCAGCGGACATCTGCTCAGCCAGCCCTCGGCGGTCGACGCGCGATGGCTCAAGCTGGCACCGGACAACCAGGCGCGAATACAGGTGCCCACACTGCGCAACGTGGACAAGCGGCCTGATCCGGCCTTCGTGAAGGCCTACGGGCATAATGGGTATTTTACCAGCCTGAAGCAGATAGTGCATTTCTACAACACGCGCGATGTGCTGCCGCGCTGCCAGCCCCACGATCCGGGCGAAGGCACGATCTGCTGGCCGGCGCCGGAGTCGACCGCCAACATGAACACGAGCAAAGTTGGTCGTTTGGGTTTGTCGGATGCAGAGGAGGACGCGCTCGTTCTCTTCATGCAAACACTGACGGATGGGTTTATGCACTAA
- a CDS encoding winged helix-turn-helix transcriptional regulator, with translation MSDTHIDVCEGGHSPEERRAFADILAHIGDKWTVLVVGVLAHGPMRYSQIFKLVEGISQRMLTLTLKSLERDGLVTRTVYPTNPPRVDYELTERGKTLIVPLHLLWTWAQANRTAIEGTRRDFDRQRSKDGAAA, from the coding sequence TTGAGCGATACGCACATCGATGTGTGCGAAGGGGGCCACTCCCCCGAGGAGCGCCGCGCGTTCGCAGACATATTGGCACATATCGGCGACAAGTGGACCGTGCTGGTGGTCGGCGTGCTCGCGCACGGACCGATGCGTTACAGCCAGATCTTCAAGCTGGTCGAGGGTATCTCGCAACGCATGCTGACGCTGACGCTGAAGAGCCTAGAGCGCGATGGCCTCGTCACGCGAACGGTTTACCCGACGAATCCGCCACGGGTTGATTATGAACTGACCGAACGCGGAAAAACGCTGATTGTGCCCTTACACCTGCTCTGGACGTGGGCTCAGGCCAACCGCACTGCAATCGAGGGTACCCGCCGCGACTTCGATCGACAGCGCAGCAAGGATGGGGCAGCTGCCTAA
- a CDS encoding FMN-dependent NADH-azoreductase, translating into MKLLHIDSSISGSQSVSRQLTASIVARLKQTTPGLEITYRDLAIAPVPHQSPTILFAKMKALYEAGALAGHIVEMVAAAVQGGAKVDASTQAEFSETNVVLDEFLAADIVVLGAPMYNFGIPSQLKAWIDCLASPGKTFKYTATGVAGLAGGKKLIIASSRGGLYTASSPMAFMDHQETFLTSFFGFIGISDAAFVRAEGVGLGPEQRKLALETALADVSALTAA; encoded by the coding sequence ATGAAGCTCTTACACATCGATTCCAGCATATCCGGCAGTCAGTCGGTCAGCCGGCAACTTACGGCGAGTATTGTCGCCCGTCTGAAGCAGACCACACCGGGTCTCGAAATCACCTATCGCGATCTGGCGATAGCGCCCGTCCCGCACCAGTCGCCCACCATCCTATTCGCCAAGATGAAGGCGCTGTATGAGGCCGGAGCGCTAGCCGGCCACATCGTCGAAATGGTGGCTGCCGCCGTGCAGGGCGGTGCCAAGGTCGATGCATCGACGCAGGCTGAATTCTCCGAAACCAACGTCGTGCTCGATGAGTTCCTCGCGGCCGACATCGTCGTGCTCGGGGCTCCGATGTACAATTTCGGGATTCCCAGCCAGTTAAAGGCCTGGATTGATTGCCTTGCCTCGCCCGGCAAGACGTTCAAATACACCGCGACCGGCGTGGCAGGTCTCGCGGGCGGTAAGAAGCTGATCATCGCCTCTTCTCGCGGTGGATTGTACACCGCCTCGTCTCCGATGGCCTTTATGGATCATCAGGAAACATTCCTGACGAGTTTCTTCGGGTTCATCGGCATCAGCGACGCCGCGTTCGTTCGTGCCGAAGGCGTCGGCCTCGGCCCCGAACAGCGCAAGCTCGCACTCGAAACCGCTTTGGCCGACGTCTCGGCCCTGACGGCTGCCTAA
- a CDS encoding ATP-binding protein, which translates to MVGPGRSVAAAAEEREAVLRRFYRAERSRHTPGSGLGLSLVAAVARLHGLDLVIEDAKPGCRVTLRREGASTWPTAVTQDTLPTALGR; encoded by the coding sequence CTGGTCGGTCCGGGTCGCTCGGTCGCCGCTGCCGCAGAGGAGCGCGAGGCTGTCCTGCGGCGCTTCTATCGCGCAGAGAGGAGCCGCCACACCCCTGGGAGTGGACTGGGGCTCAGCCTCGTGGCGGCCGTGGCCAGGCTGCACGGCCTCGATCTCGTCATCGAAGATGCCAAGCCGGGCTGCCGCGTGACACTGCGGCGAGAGGGTGCCTCGACTTGGCCGACGGCGGTAACGCAGGACACTCTACCCACAGCCCTCGGCAGGTGA
- a CDS encoding NADPH-dependent FMN reductase — MTQLRLLGLSGSLRRASNGTAVLRGLQDALAPKAVLDIFSLHGLPLYNEDDDGEHAPESVRALRSAIETTDGVIMVSPEYNHGMSGVLKNALDWASRPYGCSVLRSKPVLTMTTSPAFTGGVRAQQQMNETLASIPARPVLRPQIVIGSVHEKVSDGRIVDEATLRFALAGVDDLLDEIRAARIVRAAA; from the coding sequence ATGACCCAACTCCGCCTTCTCGGCCTCTCCGGCAGCCTGCGCCGGGCCTCCAACGGCACCGCGGTGCTGCGCGGTCTTCAGGACGCACTTGCGCCCAAGGCTGTGCTCGACATTTTCTCCCTGCATGGGTTGCCGCTCTACAACGAGGATGACGATGGTGAGCACGCGCCGGAATCGGTGCGCGCCCTGCGTTCAGCCATCGAGACAACGGATGGTGTGATCATGGTATCGCCCGAGTACAATCACGGCATGTCCGGCGTCCTGAAGAACGCGCTCGACTGGGCCTCCCGGCCTTATGGATGTTCGGTGCTAAGGAGCAAGCCGGTACTGACGATGACGACCTCGCCCGCCTTCACTGGTGGCGTGCGTGCGCAGCAGCAAATGAACGAGACGCTCGCATCGATCCCGGCGCGTCCCGTGCTTCGGCCCCAGATCGTGATCGGGAGCGTGCATGAAAAGGTCAGCGACGGGCGCATCGTCGACGAGGCCACGCTGCGCTTTGCGCTGGCAGGCGTGGATGATCTCCTCGACGAGATCAGGGCCGCGCGCATTGTTCGAGCGGCGGCATGA